In Hyalangium ruber, the genomic stretch GCGAGGACCTGGCACGGGTGCGCGAGCGGCTGGCCACGTTGGACCAGGAGGAAGGGCAGCTGGCGCACTCCCACGGGGCGCTGGTGCATGAGGAGGAGAACAGCCGAGGCGAGGTGGCCCACGGACAGGCGGACCGCGAGGGGCGCGAGGAGCGCGTGCGGCAGCTCTCCGGGGAGATGGAGAACCTCAAGCAGCGGGCGGAGACGGCGTCCTCGGACCTGATGGGGCTGCGCATCAAGGTGGCCGCGGGCAGCGAGCGCGGCGAGGCGGCTCGCAAGGAGCTGGAGAGCTTGCTCACCCAGAAGCGGGAGATGGAAGACCGCGTCCACCGCCTGCGGGTGGTGGTGGGGGAGGGCACCGCGCGCACGGACGAGCTCAAGCACCGCATCGAGGAGACGGACGGGGGCCGCTCGAAGCGGGCCGAGGAGCACCGCCTGGCCGCCGAGACGCTCGAGGGGCGCCGCACCACCCACGCCGCCGTCTCGGCCGAGGTGCGCGAGCAGGACACCCAGTTCCGCGAGCTGCGCGGCCGGGTGGACGAGCTGATGCAGGGCCTGTCGCAGATCTCCCTCAAGGAGCGGGAGATCGCCCTGGAGGTGGAGCACCTGTCGGCCGGCATCCGCGAGCGGCACCAGGTGGAGCTGGAGCTGGAGCTGCACCGCTACCACCTGCTGGCGCCGCTGCCTCCCGAGGCCGAGGCCGAGCTGAAGGACCTGCGCTCCCAGGTGGAGAAGATGGGGGAGATCAACCTCACCGCCATCGACGAGCACGCGGAGCTGTCCAAGCGCTACGACTTCCTGGCGGCGCAGAAGAAGGACCTGACGGCCTCGCTGGAGCAGCTCAAGGAGGCCATCACCCGCATCGATGCGACGAGCCGCGAGCGGTTCAAGCAGACCTTCGACGTGGTGAACGAGAAGTTCCAGGCGGTGTTCCCGCGGCTGTTCGGCGGCGGGCGGGCCAGCCTGGTGCTCACCAACGAGGGGCCGGGCGCCGAGCCGGGCGTGGAGATCGTCGCCCAGCCGCCGGGCAAGAAGCTGCAGAGCGTGAACCTGCTGTCCGGTGGCGAGAAGGCGCTGACGGCCGTGGCGCTCATCTTCGGCATCTTCCTCATCAAGCCGACGCCCTTCTGCCTCCTGGACGAGGTCGACGCGCCGCTGGATGAGGGCAACGTGGGCCGCTACAACGACATGGTGAAGGAGATGAGCAGCCAGTCGCAGTTCATCCTCATCACCCACAACAAGCGGACCATGGAAGTGGCCGACACGCTCTACGGCGTGACCATGGAGGAGCCGGGCATCTCCAAGCTGGTGAGCGTGAAGCTGCGCGAGGCCAAGGCCGCCAACGACAACATCTCGGCGGCCTGAGTCACGGCTACACGGAGAGGAGCTCCAGCGCGAGTCGGTGGTAGGCCTCGCGCTGGGCCAGCCCGTTGAAGCCCCCGTTGATGCGGCGGGTGATTTCCCGGAAGTCGCCCGCGTCCGCGAGCGCGTTGAGCCCCCGGCCCTTCCAGTACCAGCCCGCCACGCGGAAGCCGATGTCCAGGTCCGCGGCGCGGGTAGGATTGCCCTCCAGGTCGATGCCCAGCGCCCGACCGGCGGTCCGGTAGTTGGATCGGCCCGTGAGCTGGATCGGGCCCCGGCCCTTGTAGCGAGGGCCATCCCCCGGCTCGGTGTTGCCCAGGTCCTTGCGTCCCTCGTACGCCTCTCCGGAGGCGATCTCCTCGAAGAAGCGCAGCTCGCCGCTCTCGTGGGCCAGCTGCGCGAGGAAGGCCGCCTGGCGCTGAGGGGTGGTGATGTCCGCCTCGGCCATCGCGGCGTTGAGGTGGGGCAGGCACGCGGCGGCACGGCTGTCCGACAGCCTGGGCATGAGGTCCTGAAGCTGTTGCAGGGAGATGCCCCCGCCCGTGGCGGCCGTGGGCGGCTCGGCCTGGACTCCGAGCGCCGCCCAGGTCCGAGGGCCCACCGCGCCGTCCACGGTGAGGCCGTGGGCCCGCTGGAAGTCCCGGACCGCCGCCTCGGTCCTCGCGCCGAATTGGCCATCCGCCGCGCCGGGAGCGAAGCCCGCCGCCGCGAGCCTGCGTTGGAGCTCGGCGACCTCCGGGCCGCGCGAGTTCAGGCTCAGGGTGCTGGAGGCGAGCGAAGGGTGGAGCGAGGGCGAGGGCATGGAAACCTCCGGGTGCGTACGCCTCAAGGTGGAGCGGGCTCGCCGGACTTGTGAGAAGCCCCCCGGTGCGAGCGCTCCCTGCTCTCCCGCCTGCCTCTCCTCAGCCCCGCGCGGCGCTCAGCACAGGGTCTCCATGGCGCCCAGCTGCTCGAGCAGCTCCTGGGGGTGCTGGGCCTCGAAGAGGCGATCCGCCAGGCCATGGCTCGCCAGCCGCGCCACATGGGCCAGCCGGACGAGGTGGGAACGCCCCCGCTCGGCGCTCACGAGGACCACCAACAACCGCAGTGGCAGCCCATCCGGCGTGTCCACACTCAGCGGGCTGGCCAGGGTCACCAGCGCCGCCGTGGGATGGGTGCCGGCGATGAGGGCGTGGGGTACGGCGACGCCATTGCCCACCGCGCTGGAGACCTCGCTCTCGCGCTGCCGCAGCGCCGCCACCAGTTGCGCGGCTCCGACTCCGGGGCAGGCCGAGGTCAGACGCCCCGCGGCCACATCCAGCGCATCCTCCAGCCTCGCACAGGAGAGCTGGACGACCAGCCGCTCGGGAGCCAGCAGGTTCGCCAGCGTGGGCACGGGCTCGTCGCGGCGGGCCTCTCGCAGGGGAAACTCCTCGTCGAGGAGCCGCCGCACGCGGGCAAGCTGCGGCCCGGTCAGCCGCCGCCGCGCGATGTCCAGGAAGAGCTGTCCGGCCCCGGGCTCCTGCTCCAGGTAGCTGGAGACGAAGGGGCTCACCCGGTGCGCCACGTCCATCAGCAGCGTGGGGGGCACGTCCAGTTCCCGGGCGATGGCGGCGAGCCGCTCGGGCGTGGGCACCGCGTCCAGGCCGTGCTCCACCCGGCTGAGGTACGCGCTGGAGACGCCAATGCGGCGGGCCAGGTCTCTCAGAGAGAGGCCCGCATCCACTCGCAACAAACGCAGTGTGGCTCCCAGGTGCATCGGGGATTCACCTCGCTACGGGAAGTGCTTCGACCGAAGAGGACGCCGAGGCCTTCTCGGCCAGCGGCTCCGGCTGGCGGACGATGAGCAGGGAGCAAGAGGACTCTCCGATGAGGCGCTCGCGGTGCAGACCGAAGAGCCGGTCCTCGAGGCCCCACTCCGCGCCGACACCGATCACGATGAGCTCATAGCCCTGTGTCGCCTCCTGCAGCGCCGCCTCCTCGGGAGTCGCGTGCGCCACGGCCTTGAAGCGCACCCGGCCGGACTGCTCGGGGAAGAGCTCATCCACCAGGGAGCGACCGACCGTGCTGGCCGTATCCCGCTCGGGTTGGGTGACGTGCAGCACTGTCACCTCCGCGCCCGTGTGCTGGAGCAGTCGCCGCGCCAGGTCGAGCGCCGCGCGGTCATGCCGGCTGCCGATGAAGGGCACCAGCACCCGGCGGATCTCGGACAGGCCTCGGTCCACCAGCACGGCCACGTTCGTGCTGGCGTCCTTCATCACCTCGTGGACAGTGCCGCCCAGCATGGTCTGGCTGAACAGCGGCTTGTGCCAGCCGAGCAGGACGAGATCCGCGCGCTTGGCCTCGGCGGTGCGGCAGATGTCCAGCGCCGGCTCCATGGAGACGAAGGAGAGGGGATTCACCGTCAGGCCCAGCTTGCTGGCGCTGCTCATCAGCGGCGACAGGGCGCCTTCCTCGGAGGGCTTCGGACTCTGCCGGGCCGGGAAGAGCGCCCGCTCCGTCGGAGAGCTGAGGTGGAGGGCGTAGAGCTGGGAGCTGTCCGTGCTTCCTCGCGTGAGCGCCTGTCCCAGCGCCACCATGCCCGGCCCCGTTTGGCCGTGAGAGACGCACATCAGCACGGTGAAGGGCGGTGCGCCGCTCACCACCGGGGCGATGCCCACGCGGTCTCGCGCCAACTCCGCGGGCGGGTAGATCCACTTCAAGAGCGGCGTGGTCATGAAGGTCGTCACCAGGGCCATGATGACCATCATCGTGAACAGGGTGGGGGAGATGACGCCCAGGTCGAGGCCGAGGTTGAGGACGATGAGCTCCATCAGGCCTCGGGTGTTCATGAGGATTCCCACCGCGCCCGCCTCGCGCCAGCGCAGGCCCGTCAGCCGGGCCGCCACCGCGCTGCCGCCGAACTTGCCCAGGCAGGCCAGGACGATGATGAGCCCGCAGATCGTCCACGCCTCGGGGCTGTTGAGCAGCCCCAGCTGGGTGCGCAGGCCGCTGTAGGCGAAGAACACGGGCAGTAGCAGCACCACCGCCACGTCCTCCAGCTTCTCCGCCAGCGCCTGAGCCAGCCCGCCCTCCTTGGGGATGACGGCGCCCAGCATGAAGGCGCCAAAGAGCGCGTGGATGCCGATGAGCTCCGTGGCCCAGGTCGAGGCCAGCAGCAGCACCAGCGTGGCGGCGACGACGTTCTGGGTGAGCCCTTCCTTGTTGGCCACGCGTGCGCCCAGCCGATGCAGGAAGGGACGCACCGCCATCAGCATGAAGAAGATGTAGCCGAGCGCCATCACCGTCGTGATCGCCGCGTGGCTCAGGTCCGTGGCCCGGACGATGGACACCACGAAGGCCAGCAGACACCACGCCGTCACGTCGTCCACCGCGGCGCAGGTGATGGCGATGACGCCCACCTTCGATTGCATCAGCCCGCGCTCGGTGAGGATGCGCGCCAGCACCGGGAAGGCGGTGATGCTCATCGCCACGCCCATGAAGAGCACGAAGGAGCTGAAGGCCACCTCCGGGCTCGACAGCCGCGGGTAGAGCCACAGTGCCGCCACCGAGCCCAGCGCGAAGGGAACGATGATGCTCGTGTGGCTGATGGCCACCGAGCTGTGGCCGCGCCCCTTGAGCAGCTTCGGATCCAGCTCCAGGCCGATGAGGAACATGAAGAGGATGAGGCCCACGTCGGCCAGCATCTTCAGCGTCGGCATGGCGGTGGCGGGGAACAGCGAC encodes the following:
- a CDS encoding peptidoglycan-binding protein, with protein sequence MPSPSLHPSLASSTLSLNSRGPEVAELQRRLAAAGFAPGAADGQFGARTEAAVRDFQRAHGLTVDGAVGPRTWAALGVQAEPPTAATGGGISLQQLQDLMPRLSDSRAAACLPHLNAAMAEADITTPQRQAAFLAQLAHESGELRFFEEIASGEAYEGRKDLGNTEPGDGPRYKGRGPIQLTGRSNYRTAGRALGIDLEGNPTRAADLDIGFRVAGWYWKGRGLNALADAGDFREITRRINGGFNGLAQREAYHRLALELLSV
- a CDS encoding helix-turn-helix domain-containing protein — protein: MHLGATLRLLRVDAGLSLRDLARRIGVSSAYLSRVEHGLDAVPTPERLAAIARELDVPPTLLMDVAHRVSPFVSSYLEQEPGAGQLFLDIARRRLTGPQLARVRRLLDEEFPLREARRDEPVPTLANLLAPERLVVQLSCARLEDALDVAAGRLTSACPGVGAAQLVAALRQRESEVSSAVGNGVAVPHALIAGTHPTAALVTLASPLSVDTPDGLPLRLLVVLVSAERGRSHLVRLAHVARLASHGLADRLFEAQHPQELLEQLGAMETLC
- a CDS encoding cation:proton antiporter translates to MHALIHSPLTLLIVQLIVIISASRLIGKVARWMGQPLVIAEVVAGIVLGPSLLGWLAPDFMQSLFPATAMPTLKMLADVGLILFMFLIGLELDPKLLKGRGHSSVAISHTSIIVPFALGSVAALWLYPRLSSPEVAFSSFVLFMGVAMSITAFPVLARILTERGLMQSKVGVIAITCAAVDDVTAWCLLAFVVSIVRATDLSHAAITTVMALGYIFFMLMAVRPFLHRLGARVANKEGLTQNVVAATLVLLLASTWATELIGIHALFGAFMLGAVIPKEGGLAQALAEKLEDVAVVLLLPVFFAYSGLRTQLGLLNSPEAWTICGLIIVLACLGKFGGSAVAARLTGLRWREAGAVGILMNTRGLMELIVLNLGLDLGVISPTLFTMMVIMALVTTFMTTPLLKWIYPPAELARDRVGIAPVVSGAPPFTVLMCVSHGQTGPGMVALGQALTRGSTDSSQLYALHLSSPTERALFPARQSPKPSEEGALSPLMSSASKLGLTVNPLSFVSMEPALDICRTAEAKRADLVLLGWHKPLFSQTMLGGTVHEVMKDASTNVAVLVDRGLSEIRRVLVPFIGSRHDRAALDLARRLLQHTGAEVTVLHVTQPERDTASTVGRSLVDELFPEQSGRVRFKAVAHATPEEAALQEATQGYELIVIGVGAEWGLEDRLFGLHRERLIGESSCSLLIVRQPEPLAEKASASSSVEALPVAR